tggtggacttgggctattaccaATATTTATTGATGgtagacttgggctattacaaattgtatcaaagccagataacgaacgatgtgtcagcgaggaggctgaaccccaaaagagggtggacacgagacaaTGGGCCaacaaggacattgggccctgaaggagggtggattgggggtctcacatcgattggagaaaggaacaagtgccaacaAGAACGCTGGGAACCAGAGGGAGGTAGattagattgtgagatctcacatcagttgagaaggagaacaaagcattctttattagggtgtggaaacctctttccagcagcgtgttttaaaaatcttgaggtaaagcccaaaaaaaaaaaacaatatctactcgcggCGGATTTGAGCGGTTACATATAAAGAAACGGCTCATTATGCATTCATGTTAGTCCAACATCCTCAACGAGTATGTATGATATAAGTTACAACTGCATGCATATAGGTGCATAAGGATATCGAGCATCAGCAGAACGAAGATTTGTGGAGCATCTTACAGAATTTTTCGGCCTCGAACCAAATTCTTTTGGCTTCGACAGGTATAAATATGATGCCCGAGCAGCTCTAGGTCGCAAATGTCGATGTCTTGATGTAAAATTTGTGTTTGAACTTCATCTTACAGAACAAAACAATGAGCATGAATGAAAGTTGTCTAGCTAAAGAAGAGTGGTATTAGGAATATAACCTTCCCTCCTCAGATCATCAATCAACAGGTCTAGGATTTGTTGGATTTCAATCCACTCTTGATGCAGAACATCACCAGCATGAAACTCATGAAGTTGTGAATTGATATCAATCCAGCTGCAACCAGGAGTCTTAGAAACACCCTTTTGTTTCATTAACATTCTCATCCTAGCTGAGTCGTCCCATCTTCTCAAATTTGCATATAATCTCGACGATATTACGTAATTTCCAGAATTTGAAGGCTCCAATTCAAGGAGTAGCTCCATTACACGCTCGCTAATCTCGACATTCTTGCGCTTCTGACAAGCACCAAGCAATGCTCCGAGAATAACTTCATCTGGTTTTTCGGGCATCTTCTTGACAAAGTCCCAAGCTTCTTCCAAATGTCCTGCTCGTGACAAAAGGTCGACCATACACGAGTAATGCTCAATTTTCGGTACCAATCCAAATGATGAACTCATCATGTGAAAGAACCGACGTCCTTCGTCAACTAATCCTGCATGCACACAAGCAGAAAGTACTCCTACAAATGTGATGTCATTGGGGGAAGCATCTCCACCTTCATTGATCATGGATTTGAACAATGCCAAGGCTTTTTGAGCTTGACCATGGAAAGCAAGAGCAGATATCATAGCATTCCAGGAGACCTCATTTTTTCGAGGCATGATATCGAAAACTCTAAATGCATTGTCCAAGCTTCCACATTTTGCGTACATGTCAACTAATGCAGTAGAAACATAAATGTTGTCTTGCAAGCCTCTTTCCGATGCATAGATCTCGACTTGCTTCCCCAAGTCAAGGGCTCCAATGGAGGCACAGGCAGAAAGCGTTCCTACCAATGTGATTTGATCTGGAGCTGTGCTGCTTATTCTCATGTCCTGGAACAATTTAATAGCTTCCTCTGACATCCCATTCTGCGCATATCTGCATTGGTTGAttggaggaaaagaaaaatgtaagaTTCCATAAACTTAAGAACAGAGAAGGACATTATTATCTAAACTAAGTACATGACTTAGTCACTAATATCTGAGCCGAGTGGGTGAATTCCTCCTCCAAGTTCTTGTGCAAATTCACTTAGTATCATACTACATAAGTTAATCATGAGCCATATCTAACATCACTAACAAAAATGGTTTTGTTGaaagttttttaatataagagCCTAAATTGAAACCTTTTATACTAGAGAGAGTATAACATAAAGTATAGATTCAAAGCGAAGGTGGGTGATTGATTCACTTGCCCAGTAATCATGGCATTCCAGGTAActttatctttcttcttcatagAGTCAAAAATCCTCCTTGCTGACACTAAATCGCCACATTTCCCATACATATGGATCAATGCAGAACCCATATAAGAATTCAACACCATCCGATTATCCACCACAAACTCCTCCACCCAAGTGCCAAGTTTCAAATCCCCCAGCTCTCCACAAGCCCCCAAAACACTAACTAAAGTCATCTCATTGGGATCAAACCCAGCTTGCATCATATCTCTAAACAGACCCACGGCCTCAACAGCATGCCTCATCTTCGAGTAACCCGAAATCATAGAGTTCCACGAAACCAAATCCTTCTCaggaatttcatcaaacaccttcCGTGCATCACCCACTTCCCCACACCTCGCATACATCGTAATCAAAGAATGACTCACATGACCATCCTCATCCAACCCACGCTTAATCACAGAAGAATGACCCACCCGTCCATTTTCAACAGCCAAAAGATTCGAACACGCAATAAACAGAAATGGGTACGTGAGCTTATTGGGTTTCAAACCCAGAAATTTCATTCGAGAATAGAATTCAAGGGCAAGAGAAGACTTATTCCAAGTCGTCGAGAGACCACGAATCATGACATTGAAAGTGTACTCGGTGGGCTCGAGAATCTTGGAGAAGAAATCCGACGCATAAGCGAAATCTTTGAGGTCGACAACCTTGTAGAGAAACGAATTGGGTTTGTGAATTGAGTTCGTGAGCATCTGGTTGTGGATTTGCTTCAATTGTTTGATGCTTACACATTGTTGCAAGAAAGTGACAAGCTTTTCGGAAAGAGCTTGACGATTGGGATTTGGTTTTGAATGTGTTTTGTCGAAGTTGAGATAGCGGGAAATGAGATGTGGAGAAGATTTTATTCTCAGCATTCCTTTTGAGCTTTAAAACGAGAGGAGGAAATTGGAATTATATAACAGAAATTGACTCTTGAAAATTTGGGCCTTCCTTATTTGAGGCCCAATGGGCCTGTTGCGATCTTTTAAGGCCCAACtttcacaaatatttttaaatattcatcaaACACAAGAGTCTGTCTCAGGTTAGATAACGGTGTCTATTGAAAAGGTGatataatgatgatgatattttttatttttcaatgttACGAGATGATTAATCCGTTTTTCATTCGTGATTGCAAGCATATAAATATTCCCGTTCatgacaaattttaatataaaatacatataataaTGATCTTatacactttttatttttaaaaaaattctcaatcCAACGATATTTCTCGCCACAAAATCCttaaaataaagtgaaaataaataaatagtttacTAATGCTAGCAAACAAATTTCGAGCTCAACAGTAGTATTTGACAGTGTGACATCACTGTAATATCctaagaataaaatatgtgAATATTACCAAACATTAATGTCGTTTgtcttattatatatataggatAAGATAAATATGCGTGGAAAAGTTAACATTGAATTATAAGATTGATTTcgcattttcaaatatttaatttgaataatatatatgtcgCTTTTAATTGCTAATTATCTCTAAAACATCTTCGATCAAGACAAATATTCATCTATAATCGAAATTTGCTGCATGAACTTTActgaactaaaaaattaatgaaattgtcACTTCATATAATGAGCACTATAAGTCATTAAATTGACCGTTAAATCtttgttatattatatagAATCATTTTACAAACGTCAGAGATTAAAGGgtatataatatcatattgcATTGGTTgatctacaatttttttttttttaataatttcaccCCAAAATTTCTATggtaaaaagtattttttttttaaatgaaaaaaaataggattttGCTAACTTGAGCGGCAAGATTTagcaattaaaaatatttaagatttaaataattaatgatgACGATAATTTTTGGACGtcttcctattttattttaaattttattcaattaacacaaagaaattaatttttaaaaaattcaattcataaaGCGAGGGAGAGGTGGGAGTTTGGTGACCAACTTGTTCCAAatctattattttcaaaagttattttttaaaaataaaaatggtataaattaattagaccCTACTATCAAACGTCAATCAtgactatattttatttcttagtAATCATATATcgtaatattttttaataatgcaAATGttctaaacattttaaatagataatcaaattttaatataaatataaataaccaACGTGCATACCTCAATTTACATATATCAATTAAACTACGAAAATTCATTTTGAATAGGGTGAAAAATCTctgtttaaatataaaattgggAATGGTCCGTGAACTAAACGGGGCCGAAGACATGGATTATATTCTTTGTTCCTATTGTCCCCGCTTCTAACCTCACCTAAATTTCACTTTATTGCACTCACTTTTtacatattaatataaatatatctatattatattaaaactaaggtataaatattttttttttgtcgataaaattgaaatattattgaaatttttatgatattttatatttttcaaatataaattatattaaaaataaaaattattcattacaaaaattttTGGTCTCgatcctttaaaaaaataaatgaatttttttatttttttttattttgctcGAATGCAAACTAAAATAAGAGTCTGGGCGGAGGATAGAAAGGCTTCCTCGTCCCTGCCCCGAATATCTCTAACTCAATTGCATAAATATATGTATCATAGATCAATACATGAGTCTGAATCCGGAtagagttaaaaataaataaataaataaaaagaggataataaactattaatatttatacaaaattgtGGTTTGACCGTAAATatagaatataaataatagttttataatggtatgaaaagaaaaggaaaacaaaaggaTTTAATTAAAGATCCATAAAAAGCCCTTCCAAATTATAATTAGCATGAAAGGACAAAACcgtaaattcaaatttttaattaaaaaaaaccgaaaataaattgattatcATAGCTTTGACCAAAGTGTAGCACCTTTGACCAAACAAATTGTACACAAAAATCATATACATTTGATATAAACGGTTTAAAGCAATTATAATgataaatttctatttattttgggaaaaataatttattttatggaatAGTTATTCAAAAAAAGTTAGATAATaggattaaaaattaaattaattattgataaaataataagaactAATTTGTAAGGaaaatgttattatattttaaaattctcatttacatggaaattataaattaaaaaaaattattataaattttccaGAGGGGCATATTCGATatttaagaatgaaaataggggcatttttctatttacGAAAATCGATAAGGCTGAGGGCTCCTCTTTTTGTGTGGGACcggattttatttattttttactttttctgtCTTCActttattttgcttttttcttttttataattcttcttaataataattattcccCTTGGATCTCTCGCCGTACACGTGTCCTGATTAGAATCGGACAGATGGGTGTTGTTTGACCTGGCCAATCGCAGTGCCCATCACCATTTGAACTGATCTGACGGCTCAGGATCACTTCCGACTGTAACTGGCACCACCCCCGTTCCCTCAGACATCGTACATAATCTTAGCTGATTTGTTATGTCGTCAGCAATAATGtcacacaaaattaaaaatattactattttattcttaaaatatattacctatctatctatatatataattgttggAAGTGGAAATAGCATgaacattaattattgaattatttgcTACATTATGTTAACTCAATCACGCCCATGTCTCGGTTGATGGCATACCGTACCATATTTTGTCGAACACTCACAAAAGTCGTGATCTTCCGCTATGTTGGACCCTCTTTAAGAAGTAAAATGGTGGGTCTCTTCGAAATTAATAATGTAATGACCTATACCTAGGATTCGGAATTCAGATTTTGCACCTGATAACCCCCGATATTCCTCTGCGACATTGTCACATTACCAACTTTTCGCTTCTTAAAAATGAAGACAATTCTGATATACTAACACGAGTCTGTCCTAATTCACAtgtatcttaaaaaaaaatcaagaggTCACCCAATACAGAATTACTCAAGGCAAAACACATTTAGCTACAAAGTTACTATGATTGAGTCTTAAAAAaggaaggttttttttttttggtataggtagtaactttctattgcattttttatttgtcaaTTTCTAACCGAATGCCCTAAGTTAGTCTTAACGAAGAAAATTCTAGCTTAAAACAAAGGAAACTTATATATATTGACCTTAAAAACCAAACTAAATTTGTTGAACCAAATCGATCTTGTTGAACTAGATCGAACTAAGTCATGTCAGCCTAACTAAACCAATCCAACCTTCAACACAATGCGTGTAAACCATATGTAAAATCCTAGTGCCTCTTGTGATATGAAATCAGGTGTCTTAATCATGCAACAAAAACTTCACTGTGGATGAAAAGATTGTATTATCAATTTTAGAatcttattttaaagattttgttaGTGATAATTATGGTATTGATGAGCATGTAAGTTACAATCCTTCAATTGATCATGAGTTACCTTAAGTCTATTTTCAAGGCTACAAAAACTCATTCATATAGTTGCTCTAGCGGGAAGATTTTGGATATTATAATGAAAGTTGCATATTATGAAGCCATAAGTTTGTTCCTATacatttcttgtgtttagatttgcatgctagagtcattcaagtagcCTCAACAGGACGCAACGTGTAACTTGATCCCCCGCAAAGAATGCTACTCAAACTACGATGTTGAGTGCCCTAGCTATGGAGAACCAACGCCANATTATAATGAAAGTTGCATATTATGAAGCCATAAGTTTGTTCCTATacatttcttgtgtttagatttgcatgctagagtcattcaagtagcCTCAACAGGACGCAACGTGTAACTTGATCCCCCGCAAAGAATGCTACTCAAACTACGATGTTGAGTGCCCTAGCTATGGAGAACCAACGCCAGCCAGACATCGTTAATGGTAATGAGAGTTCAAGAATGGCGATAGGAGTTCGGGGTTCAAtggaaatttagaaatttaagaaTGGCAATGGGAGTTCAAGCTTTCAACAGGGGTAATGAGAATTCCGGAGTTCAAATGTTTTATCCTCACTCATATGCATCctaggaaaattttcaagagatCAACTAACATCGAATTGCTTCACGAAAACACGTTTACTTATGAAGTTCCTATTATTGAGCCATAAAACAGGAAGGTGTTTTTTGTAGTTATAGGTAGTGACGTTCAAGtatttcttagtcattctatcTTAAGGATCGTTTTCACTAGGATGTGGTCTTGGTTTATTCATGTACCCCTCCTTTCCTCTGTTGTCATAAATAATTGTCGAAAGACTTTCAAGGAGCCTTGTTCAACAGATGCACTACAAGTATTCTTTCACAAATTTCAAAGAGCCTTCTACTTGTAATAACAAACTTGAGCATGACAACGAGAGTTCGAGAGTTCAAGAATGGCAACGGGAGGCTGGGAGTTCATGAATGGCAACAGGAGGTCGAGAGTTCAAGAATGGCAATGGGAGGCCGGGAGTTCAAGAATGGCAACGAGAGTTCAGGAGTTCAAGAATGGGAACGGAAGTTCAGGAGT
The nucleotide sequence above comes from Cucurbita pepo subsp. pepo cultivar mu-cu-16 chromosome LG11, ASM280686v2, whole genome shotgun sequence. Encoded proteins:
- the LOC111805037 gene encoding pentatricopeptide repeat-containing protein At2g34400-like; this translates as MLRIKSSPHLISRYLNFDKTHSKPNPNRQALSEKLVTFLQQCVSIKQLKQIHNQMLTNSIHKPNSFLYKVVDLKDFAYASDFFSKILEPTEYTFNVMIRGLSTTWNKSSLALEFYSRMKFLGLKPNKLTYPFLFIACSNLLAVENGRVGHSSVIKRGLDEDGHVSHSLITMYARCGEVGDARKVFDEIPEKDLVSWNSMISGYSKMRHAVEAVGLFRDMMQAGFDPNEMTLVSVLGACGELGDLKLGTWVEEFVVDNRMVLNSYMGSALIHMYGKCGDLVSARRIFDSMKKKDKVTWNAMITGYAQNGMSEEAIKLFQDMRISSTAPDQITLVGTLSACASIGALDLGKQVEIYASERGLQDNIYVSTALVDMYAKCGSLDNAFRVFDIMPRKNEVSWNAMISALAFHGQAQKALALFKSMINEGGDASPNDITFVGVLSACVHAGLVDEGRRFFHMMSSSFGLVPKIEHYSCMVDLLSRAGHLEEAWDFVKKMPEKPDEVILGALLGACQKRKNVEISERVMELLLELEPSNSGNYVISSRLYANLRRWDDSARMRMLMKQKGVSKTPGCSWIDINSQLHEFHAGDVLHQEWIEIQQILDLLIDDLRREGYIPNTTLL